DNA sequence from the Macrobrachium nipponense isolate FS-2020 chromosome 41, ASM1510439v2, whole genome shotgun sequence genome:
CATTTGGTGCATATGTTCACCACGTTTTTTGTCCAACATTGCCCATATGGGGCTCTTAACTGATCTTCAACTATTTCTTTTACTAATCTTTTCTCCTCCGAATTTATTATGTTGTGGAAAAGCATTAAATCTTATAATCAATTCTGTAGGTTACTGGCCATATGCCGGACTCAGCTATAATTCCCCAATACGGCGTGCCCTTAGGTTGTTCATACATTCCTCGGAGGATCCTGTATTACATTTTCTCTAGCGCATTTAACTCATTTTCCATTACGCTACTCCACGTCTCTATGTTGACAAATAAGGTTGGTACAACTACTGTTTCATAGATTCTTTCCCTTACTTCTAGTGTCATGTTTCCTACTTTGTTAACGTCCCCATATCTTCTGAATTCTCTTAGTAGGTACTCAACCTTTTGATTTATCGTTTTAATACTTGCTTCCTTTGAGCCATTTAGTATGTAGCCTACCATTCTCCTTAGTACTTATATTCTTTCACGCAACTGATTGGGCCATTTTTAAgttctgttttttatttgtacatctgGTTTCTTTGCTTTTTAATCTATTACTAGCACTGCTGATTTACTTGGCTtcgtattaaatgtaaatttcttaAGTTGCTCTAGGCTACGGCAGTTATCAATTGCCATTTCTACTCCTTCTTTCCTGCTTGTGGGGAACATTAGGTATGTCATCAACAAATATTGGGGACTCTATTGCTACGTTTCTTATGAGTGTTACGTTCTTCCTGCTTAAATTATTTACTCTGTCAGTCACCTTGTTGCATAGCTTTGGGCCGTAAATTGTTCCTTGCCTCACATTTTCTGTTATGTTAATTGTATCAGTTACTCCCGTTGGGCATCTTATgactgctttgtttttgttttttcctcattAGGATGGAAATGAGACCCATTACCAAACCTTATATAACAACAATGGCCCGCCGGAGTAGAAGTTGTCGAACAACCGAGAGATCAGCCCAGTTTGTTTGGCACCAGAGAACGAACGAAGTTGGCGCCACCCCAATCGAAATCCTCCCGTGTACTAGAAATGCCAAAGAGATCTTATCCTTTCGGCGATGAAGACTCGTATGGACCTCAGCACAAGGTCCACGTGGGCGAAAAGCAGTTGGCGAATGGCGTGTCCAGtcaagataaaatgaaagctGTTTATGGTAGGTAGCTTATCCTTACCTACCTTAATAAGAGCCTGTCGTATCCTACCTagctacctactactactactactactaccagtaGAACCTAAGAATCGGTTACCGGCCGCCCGCGACCTTttgacttatttatatatttcagtttagtaataaaacaaattaataataagatTGTATATGTAAAAATCGGCAGAACGAAGAATTAGCCTAGCTAGTACGGGGTCATCCCTTCTTTGGGCGTTTGCCAatctctccccctcccaccccagtCCAGGTTAGGTCATggcgttttaatttatttcattgacTTTTATATAGGTATTTCAGTTTAATaagcaaaacaaattaataataatttgtatattaGGTATCTAATAAAAGTCGACATAATGAAGAATAGGGGGTCATCACTTCTTGGGGGTGACAatctcccccccctcccaccccagtCCAGGTTAGGTCATGGTGTGTAAATTTATTTCATTGACATACCTATTTACGTACTAGTAtatggcacaggatattggtacggcagccgtatccctgattgcgatagatattggtacggcagtgtattgcacatgcgtcaatttcagattTCCTGCCGTACAGATAACATAGTGTAgtgggggtacgtcagattctgtcaatggtgccgtattgcgctattgacttgctgtaggtatggtagtttgctaatcatgcagcattTACCATCCACTGTTGTACCTGGAGTATACCTAGTAGGTACAGCACTAGGTTTGTGACAGTAGTAATAGGTAATACTacagtcgaactgaattgttttgctgatcatgttcaattcaaaatgtcaaagtgaaacaccatactgtcatcaccaaagcaccaaaacattttgacagtaaatgaaaatactatagggtaaaatatcacagcaggccaagcaggccacctacaatcaacgctagccaccctccgaaaaagtacattataacgcgtcctgacaccggagatgggcattagtcgcgacttcttgttggtgaaaaacggagctaaagacctctactctcctttcgaagtaagtattttctccaaagttagaaattaaggccaaattttaagatttaaacagagggtagtgaaaagggtggctacggcagtggaaatctcaccaaaacgctttagaaatttttacttacaactaaaaatgtttcgaagattgacgccatcttgatgtttacggagtcgcttgtgtcaacaaacttcccatttcatgtgctaaatctgcacaccacttatACCCATAGACGcaggggcactttcatcacaacaatcgtaaaccacctcttaccagcacttattcaaggggactacggcattctttgcggcgttttgcgctcttcaattgtttatcagtgttgtcaattggtatgtgtttaccctccaaactaggtataagacttacacaaaaccggggaaataagtgaaattagcgtatctatttgtagtatatatacatattagagcaattttatcattactgcattactatgacaactagaattcatcgaaacagtttgtaaatgcatcggcgtatgtgtgacgctccactagattggcaacgatgagccatttttcctcacgtcgtctgctcgtaagtatacatccgaaacatttgtaatttttgggggttaatttggttgcaaaaaagtgataatggacatgaattaaataaacattttgaagtagagttaaactaaatattgagtaaagtatacaattaagggaataaagctttgcatctcataatcacgaacagcaatgtggttcgagtgcactgtggagtgaattaagaccaaaatgtgtataattacaatcaaataagcactgtggagtttcagttgtgatggcagtaaggataaaaaccactgattacaaggtaagaatgaattcagttccaaccataaccccgggaataacaagtttcatactttcactaatataggcaacaaaatgttgttttattgtgctgattacaactgcaatcttgagtaagatcaataaacgttaacatacatacgctaacattgttcaaatgagtgctgggaaggctggggaaagatggtggccatcactgatgagaaccgtccatgcaaaacgtagccgccatattggatttcaaaactgccttgaaaacatattttacgaagagctcacatgcttattttagttcgtatggggctttcatatatcacaatatgttgacgaaacttcagtcttttaaatggtatgcttagagttgcaattgtattcatgtttcaccaattaaatatcgagtgaataagacccgtccaccgtgatgagggttggcctgtcgtgatattctaccctagctcaaaaatcacaataatacttaagCATAGGCTACTTACTAGATTTTGACTATAGgctatacatgaaaaataaaaccaaactaatctatctgtgtacttcaaatcttctttgaatctccctCTGAACTGTGTAatagtagggtaaaaaaccgcatggtacaggggtgaaccatgtacgatcaatgtgtacaaccccaagaaaagtacattacaatgcgtcctgacaccggagtagaggtcttcagctctgtttctcaccaacaagaagtcgcgtctgatgcccatctccgatgtcaggacgcgttataatgtactttttttggggttgtactcattgatcgtacatggttcacccctgtaccatgtggttttttaccctaatacatcagtttttgccaaaaaacagatgttttcaggtttcgagctgaaaaaagcaatagacgtctacgaagcgTCAAACTTCGAGAAATTGTAAATCCGTAAGTCACGAACGATTGAATCggtcctgaaaagagctccgaagaggagattcaaagacttgaagtacacagaaatcgtgctctgctgtattcatggtagtaaggaaaactaccaaagtcgatcctctggtaaacggcctacTCAATCGTAAGTAttcatccaaatcaggtctatattaacagtatgtttcccatattggacgcactactgTACTAactaagcttcaaatcttctttgaatctcctcttcggagctctttttaGATCCGATTTGATCGTTCTTGACCAACAGtattacaatttctggaagtctgactcttcgtagacgtctattgcctttttcaggtTGTTGAAACCTTTAAACATCTGTTTTTCAAGGGTGAGCCCTGAGGCGGTAAACatgggttcgcgcatgcgcaattcacagctgtaccaatatctatcgcaatcagggatacggctgccgtaccaatatccagttcgtatttatatatttcagctGAATAAGaagtaaaacaaatataataataataatttgtatagGTATTAGGTATGTAAAAATCGGTAGAATGAGGAATACGGGGTCATCCCTTCCTTGGGGGGGTGCCAGTCTCCCCCCTCCTACCCCAGTTCAGGTTAGGTCATggcatttacatttatttcaggtAAAGGTGAATCTGGTTAGGCCATATTCCCTAAGGAATACCTATTACAAAAATGCTTACAGTAGCCCTGACCCCTTACTAGTACTATGTACTCGGCATTCTCTTTGTAAATAAACGTACCTATTGTAGCTTGTAGGGAGGGTGATGACAGTATAAGCCTGCAGGGGTGcatcctatcctaacctaaccaagggcTCTGTGTCCTTACCTATTGTTTGTTAATAAAATGTTTATAGACCAAGGCAATTTACAATATCATTATTAGGCTAGTAGCAAAAATTTGCCTAGATAGACAAAAACAACTATGtttgtgcatacatatacatatagctaaatatagatactatatactaTGCCCCTCTGTCTAACCTGGTATAGACTTTTCGGCCCATAATAAGAAAGTCAGATTTGTCCAAGAAACATAAAAAACCCTACTAGATAATaaaaggcacaggatattggtatacggcagccgtatccttgattgcaatagatattggtacggcagtgaattgcgcatgcgtcaatttcagacttcctgctgtACAAGTATAGTGTAgtgggggtacgtcagattctgtcagtggtgccgtattgcactattgacttgctgtaggtacggtaGTTTGCTAATCGTGCAGCAGTTGCCCTGCagtgttgctaagagctataggtacggcactagaagatcagagatggtagtaataatagtcgaactgaattgttttgcTGATCATGTTCAATTccaaatgtcaaagtgaagcaccatactgtcatcaccaaagcaccaagacattttgacagtaaatgaaaatataaaaaatcacaataatacttaaacatacttagattttgactatatacgtacatgaaaaacaaaactaaactaatctatctgttgtacttcatatcttctttgaatctcctctgaaccgtgtaacAATACATCAGtgagctgaaaaaagcaatagacatctacgaagagtcaaacttccagaaattgtatatccataGGTCacaaacgatcgaatcggccctaaaatgagctccgaagaggagattcaaggAAGATTTTAAGTgcacagaaatcgtgctctgctgtattcatggtagtaaggaaaactaccaaagtcgatcctctggtaaacagcctaatcaatcgtaagtaatcatccaaagcaggtctatattaacagcatgtttcccgTATTGGACGAactactgactgctgcactaccttactagctaagcttcaaatcttctttgaatctcctctttagAGCTCTTCTCAGGGCctattcgatcgttcgtgacctacggatatagaatttctggaagtttgactctttgtagacgtctattgcctttgttgaaacctgaaaacatctgtttttcagcaaaaactgatgtattattacacagtTCACGTTTCTAGGttgtcattttcttgctgtcgcTGACATGCCTGAGGCGGTAaccaagggttcgcgcatgcacAATTTACTgctgtaccaatatctatcgcaatcagagATACGGCTGCTGTACTAATATCCAGTTCGATAGTAAAAATTATTAACTTGTTAATTAATTGCTAATATAAGTACCTACTTAAATTCCAAATATAGTTTTGGCCAGTTTATCCTgtgaaaattacataaatatccCAGGTATTTCACATTTAAAATCACTTACCTCATGGTTAGAAGTTACGTTATTTTCCTCCAGGTGTAGCTTTTACCAGAAGTCTTCGCAGCCTCGCAAGGTCAGAGTACGGTTACTCGAGTTGTCAGATACTATATTCATTAAGGATGACCAACAAAAAAATAAGCAACTTCactgaaactggaaaaaaaaaattcctctgctTATTACCCACAGCAGTAAGACACTATTGGTCAATTGACAATAAACAAAAACCAAGGCCAATTTGTCATGGACCTAATAATGGCATTTACTAGAGCTACATTCTAAGGCATAAAAATGGTAATATGTACTACCTATGTCTTGTACCTCAGTGGGTGGCAGAGTATCAACTTGCCTGGTACAGTATTGTGTTTATTGGATTCGTCTTTATCAGTACATACTAGTACTAATGTATATTCTTTAGTATTATTTGTTACTTAATAACCTCCTTTTgcagggaaaaaatgaaatagttgtATTCTTTCAGATAAGACTTTAAGTTTGTTGTACCGTGGAGCCAAGAATATAATGAACAACAATGCGGAACCCATGGACTTGACGCCAGCTATCCAGAAAGATACGCGATCAAATCTTCACCAAATGGTTCTTACACCACAAGGAACATTAGTCAAGCCTCATCATACAGTAGATGTGAGTGAATTTCTTGTCTTTATAATGATATAGTAATAATTTAAGACTAAGGGACTGGATTCATGCTGAAGTTATGTATGTTGTATAAAGCACAAACCATTGTTTTGTAAGAATGGTGATCCCTGATTTGTCTGCTCATAAGAATGCCCAGCTTAAGTTCCCAGGGCgtgaatgtatgtgtgtagaGTGCTGGTTCTCTGTTAGTGTGACCCTCATTCCTTTTTTCGTTTAGAATTATCCCTCATGGTTATTATCTCATGGAAGAAGTAGTATATAGGTTAATGCAGAGGAAGCCATAGTTTTGTCTTCCGAGGGCAGCTCACTGCCTGGGGGGAAACTGCCTGcgattcccccctttttttttccctcctattCACCACCCTTGATTCATGGTTCAGCTGTTGGTATGGAGTCCACCTGTTCTTCCTTTGTTCAGTCAAAGGAGGGTGTTTGTGAACGTGATGGCATCCTGTATCTGTTTCGGTTCCTGATTCTTGTACTTTTGCAA
Encoded proteins:
- the LOC135212469 gene encoding apoptosis regulatory protein Siva-like, which codes for MPKRSYPFGDEDSYGPQHKVHVGEKQLANGVSSQDKMKAVYDKTLSLLYRGAKNIMNNNAEPMDLTPAIQKDTRSNLHQMVLTPQGTLVKPHHTVDIVTGRLEGPSVCVSCKTMIKFTRPPCSYCECTFCDKCARSCHLCKGDFCTNCSLTIYLHEERVVCLSCC